A DNA window from Paraburkholderia sp. IMGN_8 contains the following coding sequences:
- the bktB gene encoding beta-ketothiolase BktB, with translation MQREVVVVSGVRTAVGKFGGSLKDLPPTELGAIVVREVLARAQLAGDQVGHVVFGNVIATEPKDLYLGRVAALNGGVSEATPAFTVNRLCGSGLQAIVSAAQTILLGDADVAIGGGAENMSRAPYVTPDARFGARMGDARLIDMMLGALNDPFHAVPMGVTAENVARKYGITRDQQDALALESHRRATRAISEGRFKEQILPITRKVKGKEVVFDTDEHVRQDVDLAELTGMRPVFQKENGTVTAGNASGINDAAAAVLMMERKKAEALGLKPMARLVSYAHAGVDPRYMGIGPVPATRIALERAGLTICELDVIEANEAFAAQACAVTQELQLDAAKVNPNGSGISLGHPVGATGALIAVKALYELQRIHGRYALVTMCIGGGQGIAAIFENLQ, from the coding sequence ATGCAGAGAGAAGTCGTTGTTGTCAGTGGTGTACGCACTGCCGTCGGGAAGTTCGGCGGCAGCCTGAAGGATCTGCCACCGACTGAGCTCGGCGCGATCGTCGTGCGCGAGGTGCTGGCGCGTGCGCAGCTCGCGGGCGACCAGGTCGGCCATGTCGTGTTCGGAAACGTGATCGCGACCGAGCCCAAAGACCTCTATTTGGGGCGCGTCGCCGCGCTTAACGGCGGTGTCTCCGAAGCGACGCCGGCCTTTACCGTCAACCGGCTTTGCGGGTCGGGCCTGCAGGCCATCGTCTCTGCTGCGCAAACCATTCTGCTCGGCGACGCGGATGTTGCGATCGGCGGCGGCGCGGAGAACATGAGCCGCGCCCCGTATGTGACGCCCGATGCGCGCTTCGGTGCGCGCATGGGCGACGCCCGCCTGATCGACATGATGCTCGGCGCGCTGAACGATCCATTCCATGCCGTGCCGATGGGGGTTACCGCGGAGAACGTCGCGCGGAAGTACGGCATCACGCGTGACCAGCAAGACGCACTGGCGCTGGAATCGCACCGCCGGGCCACCCGCGCGATCTCCGAGGGACGCTTCAAGGAACAGATCCTCCCGATAACGCGGAAAGTCAAAGGCAAGGAGGTCGTGTTCGATACCGACGAGCATGTGCGTCAGGACGTCGATCTGGCGGAACTCACCGGGATGCGCCCGGTGTTCCAGAAAGAGAACGGCACGGTGACGGCCGGCAACGCCTCCGGGATCAACGACGCGGCAGCGGCGGTACTGATGATGGAGCGTAAGAAGGCCGAAGCGCTTGGACTCAAACCGATGGCACGCCTGGTGTCGTACGCGCATGCGGGTGTCGATCCTCGTTACATGGGGATCGGCCCGGTGCCTGCCACGCGCATCGCGCTGGAGCGGGCCGGCCTCACTATCTGTGAGCTCGATGTCATTGAGGCGAACGAGGCGTTTGCCGCGCAGGCGTGTGCGGTGACGCAGGAGTTGCAGCTCGATGCGGCTAAAGTCAATCCGAACGGCTCGGGCATCTCGCTCGGCCATCCGGTCGGTGCGACAGGCGCGCTGATCGCGGTCAAGGCGCTTTACGAGTTGCAGCGCATCCACGGGCGCTACGCGCTCGTGACGATGTGCATCGGTGGCGGGCAGGGCATCGCGGCCATCTTCGAGAACCTTCAGTGA